The following is a genomic window from Saccharicrinis carchari.
ATTGAAACCAAAATTAGTTTCGAAACACCAGAGGGTATCGTACTTAATGGATCGTTAAAAAAGCCCAAAACACATAAGTATGACGAAATGGAGGGGGTAACATTATACCAAGGGAAATCCTTATTTACGCAAAGCATAAGTTTAGATAAAAAGAAGTACAACGGCGCCCCAATTGTATGCAAGGTCTACTATCAGGCTTGTGATTCATACAAGTGTAACCCTCCTGTAGAACAACAATTAAAATTAATGGTTAAATGAAGATAAAATACAGATTACTCCTGGTTTGTATGGTTTTTATTTACAGTGCCTCCTATAGTCAGGTCGCTCAAATGGTACAAGACCAGGTAATTGAATCGCAACTGCTAAAGGCTGCTCTTGATCTAAAAGCTAGGGGGGATTATGTAAAACCTCAGGAGCTGGAATCGCAGGTTAAATCAAGAGTTGGTAAGTTAAAACTAAATAGTGCTGTTGGGGCAAGTGCCAACAAAATAGAGGACTATTATGAGGTACAAAAGAACAAAACCTTAATTATTGCTCGATTATGGAATCAGCCGGATGGGCAAAGCAATATTTTATATAAAAGCTGCGCTTTCCCAATCACTAGCGATGGGGTCTGCGTGACTAACCATCATGTTTTTCGTCTTCATCCCGAAAAAATGGAGGATATACTATATATCGTAATGGACTATGAAGGGAATGTATATGAAATAGAAGAGGTGTTGACCGGTAGTTATCAGGACGACATGGCTGTGTTTAAATTAAAAGGTGAGCCCAAAATGAGTCCTGTTGCAATAGGCCGGGAGCCAAAGGTTGGCGATAAGGTTAAACTGGTCAGTCACCCGGCAGGTAGTTATTATTATTATAGCCAAGGTTATATCACACGTAGCTACTGGTATGCCGATAATAAAAGTAAACGGATGAGCATGACGGCAGATTTTTCATTGGGAAGTAGTGGTGCTCCAATTTGCGATATCAATGGAAATTTAGTAGGAGTTGTAGCCAATACTTACTACCTGCCAATGGGGCAAAACCCTCAAATTATCGTCAAAGAGTTTAGTCCGGTAAGTAATCTTTTTAAGTTGATAGGAATAGACTAAAGGTTATTGGCCTAGTAAAACAGATTTAGCTTACATCCAAAAACACACCTAGTATTAAATTATAGGTTTGTTTAACACAAAGTACATCGTTAAGCTGACTTGACTT
Proteins encoded in this region:
- a CDS encoding S1 family peptidase encodes the protein MKIKYRLLLVCMVFIYSASYSQVAQMVQDQVIESQLLKAALDLKARGDYVKPQELESQVKSRVGKLKLNSAVGASANKIEDYYEVQKNKTLIIARLWNQPDGQSNILYKSCAFPITSDGVCVTNHHVFRLHPEKMEDILYIVMDYEGNVYEIEEVLTGSYQDDMAVFKLKGEPKMSPVAIGREPKVGDKVKLVSHPAGSYYYYSQGYITRSYWYADNKSKRMSMTADFSLGSSGAPICDINGNLVGVVANTYYLPMGQNPQIIVKEFSPVSNLFKLIGID